In Candidatus Babeliales bacterium, the following proteins share a genomic window:
- a CDS encoding biopolymer transporter ExbD produces MMKLRRRRRAQASIPELSLTPMIDTALTLLIIFMVTTPMIHNAIKVNLPQGQSKEGGKDGQEIVVTIDAKGGLFLNSKPIALEQLGTEIKVHASRSFKKPVSVWVRIDEGKSCGTLVGVIDRIKAVGGVQDVKIALASVTV; encoded by the coding sequence ATGATGAAATTACGCAGACGCCGTCGCGCGCAAGCATCAATACCGGAGCTGAGTTTAACGCCGATGATCGATACGGCACTCACTTTGCTGATTATTTTCATGGTGACAACGCCGATGATTCATAACGCGATTAAAGTAAATTTACCGCAAGGCCAATCAAAAGAGGGCGGCAAGGACGGGCAAGAGATTGTGGTAACGATTGATGCTAAAGGCGGTTTATTTTTGAATAGTAAACCGATAGCATTAGAACAGCTTGGCACTGAAATTAAAGTGCACGCAAGCCGTTCATTTAAAAAACCGGTCAGTGTTTGGGTGCGCATTGATGAAGGGAAATCATGCGGTACCTTGGTAGGGGTTATAGATCGCATCAAGGCTGTTGGGGGTGTTCAAGATGTTAAGATTGCGCTGGCAAGCGTTACGGTTTAA